The following proteins are co-located in the Halarcobacter sp. genome:
- a CDS encoding SIS domain-containing protein yields MEKFINNYTNSLINLLNQIDQKSIVKIVESLEYTLQKSSKIYIIGNGGSAATASHMANDLDVGLKLREIRNFNVESLSDNPSVCTAIANDIGYENIFYAQIKNKINKDDLLIAISCSGNSPNILKAVKYAKQKGSTIISMTGFDGGELKNLSDIKFHVQTDKGEYGLVEDIHMILDHIIFSYYISLKPNSKSNYTME; encoded by the coding sequence ATGGAAAAATTTATAAATAATTACACAAACTCATTAATAAATTTACTAAATCAAATTGATCAAAAAAGTATAGTAAAAATAGTTGAGTCATTAGAATACACTCTGCAAAAAAGTTCGAAAATTTATATAATTGGAAATGGAGGAAGTGCTGCAACTGCTTCACACATGGCAAATGATCTAGATGTTGGTTTAAAACTTAGAGAAATAAGAAACTTTAATGTTGAAAGCTTAAGTGATAATCCATCAGTATGTACAGCAATTGCTAATGATATAGGCTATGAAAATATTTTTTATGCTCAAATTAAGAATAAAATAAACAAAGATGATTTACTAATAGCTATTTCATGTAGTGGAAATAGTCCAAATATTTTAAAAGCTGTAAAATATGCTAAACAAAAGGGTTCAACAATTATCAGCATGACTGGCTTTGATGGTGGAGAATTAAAAAACTTATCAGACATTAAGTTCCATGTGCAAACAGATAAAGGTGAATATGGATTAGTTGAAGATATTCACATGATTTTAGATCATATTATTTTTTCTTATTATATCTCTTTAAAGCCAAATTCCAAATCAAATTATACAATGGAATAA
- a CDS encoding 6-hydroxymethylpterin diphosphokinase MptE-like protein: MLIKNLNLKNKKVYLAPKNINSKYMESYIKLKGANFLSYIDNFSNDCDVVSAKDISEHDLIIIVKTKYLREILKSINSNKIFVLINSENGIYNPKYYDILSILCKDRISKILFKIKVLINFLPLSRNYFNIKKFQKTHKRIFIVGNGPSLNVHDLEKLKMETTIAANKIFLAFQNTSWRPTYYTIEDPLDLKEYYDSLSEFELGQKFFPFTTISKKLKNSLYYKQLTLNNYKNVKISNNPISGFYSGESVVFTMFQFAMFLKAKEIYLIGFDHNYIFPTKNSDALYKVSCGEQNHFHKDYRKKGDLWAEPRIDNITYQFEIINDYAKSNNVRIFNATRGGSLEVFPRVDFENIVNQ, encoded by the coding sequence ATGTTAATTAAAAATTTAAATTTGAAAAATAAAAAAGTATATTTAGCACCCAAAAATATCAATTCAAAATATATGGAATCATATATTAAATTGAAAGGTGCAAATTTTTTATCATATATTGATAATTTCTCAAATGACTGTGATGTTGTTAGTGCAAAAGATATAAGTGAACATGATTTAATAATTATTGTTAAAACAAAGTATTTAAGAGAAATTTTAAAAAGTATAAATTCAAATAAAATATTTGTTTTAATTAATAGTGAAAATGGCATTTATAATCCTAAGTATTATGATATTTTAAGTATTCTATGCAAAGATAGAATTAGTAAAATTTTATTTAAAATTAAAGTGTTAATCAACTTTTTACCTTTATCAAGAAATTATTTTAATATTAAAAAATTTCAAAAAACACACAAAAGAATATTTATAGTAGGTAACGGCCCAAGTTTAAATGTTCATGATCTAGAAAAGCTTAAAATGGAAACTACAATTGCTGCAAATAAAATATTTTTAGCTTTTCAGAATACATCCTGGAGACCAACTTATTATACAATCGAAGACCCATTAGACTTAAAAGAATATTATGATAGCTTAAGTGAATTTGAATTAGGTCAAAAGTTTTTTCCTTTTACCACGATTAGTAAAAAATTAAAGAATAGTTTATATTATAAACAATTGACATTAAATAATTACAAAAATGTTAAGATTTCAAATAATCCTATCTCTGGATTTTATAGTGGTGAGAGTGTAGTTTTTACAATGTTTCAGTTTGCTATGTTCTTAAAAGCTAAAGAAATTTACTTAATAGGATTTGATCATAATTATATTTTTCCAACAAAAAATTCTGATGCATTATACAAAGTATCATGTGGAGAGCAAAATCATTTTCATAAAGATTATAGAAAGAAAGGAGATTTGTGGGCTGAGCCAAGAATTGATAATATAACATATCAATTTGAGATAATTAATGACTATGCAAAAAGTAATAATGTAAGAATTTTTAATGCCACTAGAGGGGGTAGTCTTGAAGTATTTCCTAGAGTAGATTTTGAAAATATTGTTAATCAATAA
- a CDS encoding 6-hydroxymethylpterin diphosphokinase MptE-like protein yields MTKEEQILQEALITTYKKNLELFSIVDQSLYQRIFFLSNAINSGEYKERYFLEFIKESGDFDIYDEHEQKFLYDKKPKEWNKRATLNTNLDTLGTFNLFNAALYQKNIVDLSEEDFSLFSLSNVKTAVDIQPFKKVLNETDFNRVKKVKNFDKFIFIGTLLGRHFSSIIKKINCKTIFVCESNLEIFRLSLFVFDYTLLFSENRRAYFSIMDDENDFIEKFMLFFNYKISKNILLKYHTTDYNVSNYFDLILNAIYKFDPYKFNYRAVLDNIIKRTSKNSEKYKLLNFSKNIDNLFEDNPILLLGAGPSMGKNIEWIKENQNKFIIVALAVTLNKLTVNNIIPDIIISYDPQEIVKNHFLRGPYRSLINEKIKLISVSSDDSVLNLFENDKNLFTFETYRSLFDNSTAITGVSVGEASLLISILFNAKKIYMLGLDLALDQKTGRSHIDTHYSYMENSIEKISKNKSSIEKGSYSLRDDYMKVKGNFFDKVYTTRLFYTSLIEMNQIIKYFKKGETTIYNLSENGAYIEKTIPLEIKDERIKCLPQINKEHILQKIKKSFTELCDEKLKSKKNLHAEIDLIDKILNRLKKFENTNISKVEQFEAEVDLLIDYIRDNSLLFLFELTINYLLIINRYIFYCFNLKELKHEKSKIKKVKYFWIKQFEMILKEYRSYLINIK; encoded by the coding sequence ATGACAAAAGAAGAACAAATTCTGCAAGAAGCCTTGATAACTACTTATAAAAAAAATTTGGAGTTATTTAGTATAGTTGATCAGAGTTTATATCAAAGAATATTTTTTTTATCAAATGCAATAAATAGTGGAGAATATAAAGAAAGATATTTTTTAGAATTCATAAAAGAATCAGGTGATTTTGATATTTACGATGAGCATGAGCAAAAGTTTTTATATGATAAAAAACCAAAAGAGTGGAATAAAAGAGCAACATTAAATACAAATTTAGATACCTTGGGAACTTTTAATCTCTTTAATGCTGCTTTATATCAAAAAAATATTGTTGATTTAAGTGAAGAAGATTTTTCATTATTTTCTTTATCTAACGTTAAAACAGCTGTAGATATTCAACCTTTTAAAAAAGTTTTAAATGAGACAGACTTTAATAGAGTGAAAAAAGTAAAAAATTTTGATAAGTTTATTTTTATAGGAACTTTACTGGGGCGGCATTTTTCGTCTATTATAAAAAAGATTAATTGTAAAACAATATTTGTGTGTGAATCAAATCTAGAAATTTTTAGACTCTCTTTATTTGTCTTTGATTATACTCTTCTATTTTCTGAAAATAGAAGAGCCTATTTCTCAATAATGGATGATGAAAATGATTTTATAGAGAAATTCATGCTGTTTTTTAACTATAAAATTTCAAAAAATATCTTATTAAAATATCATACAACAGATTACAATGTAAGTAATTATTTTGATTTGATTTTAAATGCTATTTATAAATTTGACCCTTATAAGTTTAACTATAGAGCTGTTTTAGATAATATAATAAAAAGAACTTCAAAAAACAGTGAAAAATATAAGTTATTGAATTTTTCTAAAAATATTGATAATCTTTTTGAAGATAATCCTATCCTGCTTCTTGGAGCTGGGCCTTCAATGGGGAAGAATATAGAGTGGATAAAAGAGAACCAAAATAAGTTTATAATTGTTGCATTAGCTGTAACTTTAAATAAGTTAACAGTAAATAATATTATTCCTGATATAATAATATCATATGACCCCCAAGAAATTGTAAAAAATCATTTTTTAAGGGGGCCATACAGGTCTTTAATCAATGAAAAGATTAAACTTATATCCGTTTCCAGTGATGATTCTGTTTTAAATTTATTTGAAAATGATAAAAATTTATTTACTTTTGAAACTTATAGAAGTTTATTTGATAATTCAACTGCAATAACTGGAGTTAGTGTTGGTGAAGCATCTTTATTAATATCTATTCTTTTTAATGCTAAAAAAATATATATGTTAGGTCTTGATTTAGCTTTAGATCAAAAAACTGGACGTTCACATATTGATACTCATTACTCTTATATGGAGAATAGTATTGAAAAAATTTCAAAAAATAAAAGTTCTATTGAAAAAGGTAGTTATTCTTTAAGAGATGATTATATGAAAGTAAAAGGAAATTTTTTTGATAAAGTCTATACCACAAGACTATTTTATACATCATTAATAGAAATGAATCAAATAATTAAGTATTTCAAAAAAGGAGAAACTACAATATATAACTTAAGTGAAAATGGTGCATATATTGAAAAAACTATACCTTTGGAAATAAAAGATGAGAGAATAAAATGTTTACCTCAAATTAATAAAGAACATATTTTACAAAAAATAAAGAAATCATTTACGGAACTTTGTGATGAAAAGTTAAAAAGCAAAAAGAATCTGCATGCGGAAATTGATTTAATAGATAAAATACTAAATAGATTAAAAAAGTTTGAAAATACAAACATATCAAAAGTTGAACAGTTTGAGGCAGAAGTAGATTTATTGATAGATTATATAAGGGATAACTCTT
- the pseI gene encoding pseudaminic acid synthase has product MQNYLKNKYTYIIAELSANHNQSFQIAKDSIYAAKEAGADAIKFQTYTADTMTLNIKNSHYSAGNIWDDQYLYQLYEKAYMPWEWQKELKEYADELKIDCFSSPFDCSAVDFLETIDVPVYKIASYEITDLPLIEYTASKQKPLIISTGIASIEDIEEAINSCKKMGNHNISLLKCTSSYPAPLEDANLNSIKYLEDRFNLPVGYSDHTLGITAPIVAVSLGAKIIEKHFILDKSIPSADSSFSLDKNELKNMVNSIRDVEKMLGEYKFKLTKKQGEGKYYSRSLFVVKKIKKGEVFTSENIKSLRPNLGIKPKSLNQIIGKKAKMDLEYGMPLREESIEDTKEG; this is encoded by the coding sequence GTGCAAAACTACTTAAAAAATAAATATACTTATATAATCGCTGAACTATCTGCAAACCATAATCAAAGTTTTCAAATAGCCAAAGATAGTATTTATGCGGCAAAAGAAGCAGGAGCTGATGCAATAAAATTTCAAACTTATACAGCTGATACAATGACATTGAATATAAAAAATAGCCATTATAGTGCCGGGAATATTTGGGATGATCAATATTTATATCAGCTTTATGAAAAAGCCTACATGCCTTGGGAATGGCAAAAAGAGTTGAAGGAATATGCCGATGAGCTTAAAATTGATTGCTTCTCTTCTCCTTTTGACTGTAGTGCGGTTGATTTTTTAGAAACTATAGATGTTCCAGTGTATAAAATAGCTTCTTATGAAATTACAGATTTACCTTTGATTGAATATACTGCTTCAAAACAAAAACCTCTTATAATTTCAACAGGTATAGCCTCTATTGAAGATATAGAAGAAGCGATAAATAGTTGTAAAAAGATGGGAAATCATAATATTTCTTTGTTAAAGTGTACAAGTTCTTATCCTGCACCTTTAGAAGATGCAAACTTAAATTCTATTAAATATTTGGAGGATAGATTCAATTTACCTGTAGGATACTCAGATCATACTTTAGGTATTACGGCACCTATTGTTGCAGTAAGTTTAGGTGCTAAAATAATAGAAAAGCATTTTATTTTAGATAAATCAATTCCTAGTGCAGATTCTTCTTTTTCTTTAGATAAAAATGAGTTAAAAAATATGGTCAACTCAATTAGAGATGTAGAAAAAATGTTGGGAGAATATAAGTTTAAATTAACAAAAAAACAAGGAGAAGGAAAATATTACAGCCGATCACTTTTTGTAGTAAAAAAAATAAAAAAAGGTGAAGTTTTTACCAGCGAAAACATCAAGTCTCTTAGACCAAATTTAGGTATAAAACCAAAATCATTAAATCAAATAATAGGGAAAAAAGCAAAAATGGATTTAGAATACGGTATGCCTTTGAGAGAAGAGTCTATAGAAGATACGAAAGAGGGATAA